From Candidatus Nitricoxidivorans perseverans, the proteins below share one genomic window:
- a CDS encoding nitric oxide reductase: protein MEEWVGGLWDRLITKAARRDHPEAAVHLAGIEKILGVVFRALGGDAGLRVASAADTRHGARRRWLERIAGTGEKAAHATLDMETLRLPSSIAWFPEKSLNRDLYFWLAAIAAHEPEPSGDEWIARNQIAVLRALTRHPGLEPRYRRLVNAVLADRIAPDALPADEAGQERAVRAALLDPGSVAVLPPLTSAGSRPLRPVPLWLYPAPPAASPASRKGAEPRENDSASHAASENRHHRAERTELPENESPFLLMFRAESLLSWAEYVKVNRDTDEDDNPGAARTAENMDSLHLAPDDGKRVASKVRFDLDLPAAAEDDLVLEDGILLPEWDWRRRELKTGFCRLQTMTAREAEAIPLPDRLRQPARKLRSQFAALAPARRWSKAQPEGSELDIDACVLLHTDRLAGRHFSGAGAYLSMNQRIRDLACLVLADLSLSTDAWVSDEQRVIDVIRDSLMLFGEALTATGDAFAFHGFSSLKRSLVRFHAIKDFDAPMDAAARGRIAALKPGYYTRMGAAVRHATSILERQPAALRLLLILSDGKPHDIDLYEGRYGIEDTRHALIDARRAGLKPFCVTIDHEGAAYLPHLFGPAGFTVLRKPEELPLRLPLLYAQLTG from the coding sequence ATGGAGGAATGGGTCGGCGGCCTCTGGGACCGCCTCATCACGAAGGCTGCGCGGCGCGACCACCCGGAGGCGGCCGTGCATCTGGCGGGGATCGAGAAAATCCTGGGCGTCGTCTTCCGCGCCCTCGGCGGCGATGCCGGCCTGCGCGTGGCATCCGCCGCCGACACGCGCCACGGCGCCCGCCGGCGCTGGCTCGAACGCATCGCGGGAACCGGCGAGAAGGCCGCCCATGCCACGTTGGACATGGAGACGCTGCGGCTACCGTCCTCGATCGCCTGGTTTCCGGAAAAATCGCTCAACCGCGACCTCTATTTCTGGCTGGCGGCGATTGCGGCGCATGAACCCGAACCTTCCGGCGACGAGTGGATTGCACGCAACCAGATCGCCGTGCTGCGCGCACTGACTCGCCATCCCGGCCTGGAGCCGCGCTACCGACGTCTCGTCAATGCCGTCCTAGCCGATCGCATCGCGCCCGATGCGCTGCCCGCCGACGAGGCCGGACAGGAACGCGCCGTGCGCGCCGCGCTGCTCGATCCGGGCAGCGTCGCCGTCCTGCCGCCGCTGACTTCCGCCGGATCCCGTCCGCTGCGACCCGTGCCGCTCTGGCTCTACCCGGCGCCTCCCGCCGCATCGCCCGCATCGCGCAAGGGCGCGGAACCGCGGGAAAACGACAGCGCCTCGCACGCCGCGTCAGAAAACCGCCATCATCGGGCCGAGCGCACCGAGCTGCCGGAGAACGAATCGCCCTTCCTGCTGATGTTCCGCGCCGAAAGCCTGCTGTCGTGGGCCGAATACGTAAAGGTGAATCGCGACACGGACGAGGACGACAATCCCGGCGCCGCGCGCACGGCCGAGAACATGGATAGCCTGCACCTCGCGCCCGACGATGGGAAACGTGTCGCATCGAAGGTACGCTTCGATCTCGACCTGCCGGCCGCCGCGGAAGACGACCTCGTGCTCGAAGACGGCATCCTGCTGCCGGAATGGGACTGGCGCCGCCGCGAGCTCAAAACCGGCTTCTGCCGCCTGCAGACCATGACGGCACGCGAGGCCGAAGCAATCCCGCTGCCCGATCGCCTGCGCCAGCCCGCGCGCAAGCTCAGGAGCCAGTTCGCCGCGCTCGCCCCGGCGCGCCGCTGGTCGAAGGCGCAGCCCGAGGGCAGCGAACTCGATATCGACGCCTGCGTGCTCCTGCACACCGACCGCCTTGCAGGCCGGCATTTCTCGGGAGCGGGCGCTTATCTTTCCATGAACCAGCGGATACGCGACCTCGCCTGCCTGGTGCTCGCCGACCTATCCCTCTCGACCGATGCCTGGGTCTCGGACGAGCAGCGCGTCATCGACGTCATCCGCGACAGCCTGATGCTGTTCGGTGAGGCGCTGACGGCAACGGGCGATGCCTTCGCCTTCCACGGCTTCTCATCGCTCAAGCGCAGCCTCGTGCGCTTCCACGCGATCAAGGATTTCGACGCGCCGATGGACGCCGCCGCGCGCGGCCGCATCGCGGCGCTGAAACCCGGCTACTACACCCGCATGGGCGCGGCGGTGCGTCACGCCACGTCGATCCTTGAGCGTCAGCCGGCCGCGCTTCGCCTTCTGTTGATCCTTTCCGACGGCAAGCCGCACGACATCGACCTCTATGAGGGCCGCTACGGCATCGAGGATACGCGACACGCCCTGATCGACGCGCGACGCGCCGGACTCAAGCCCTTCTGCGTCACCATCGACCACGAAGGCGCCGCCTACCTGCCGCACCTGTTCGGCCCGGCCGGATTCACAGTGCTGAGGAAACCCGAGGAACTGCCGTTGCGCCTGCCGCTGCTATACGCGCAGCTGACCGGCTGA
- a CDS encoding cbb3-type cytochrome c oxidase subunit I: MQYQSQAVAKPYFIAALALFAAQILFGLVMGLQYVMGDFLFPHIPFNVARMVHTNALIVWLLMGFMGAAYYLVPEETETELFSPKLAIALFWIFLIAAGLTVVGYLTVPYATLAKMTGNDLLPTMGREFLEQPLITKAGIVVVALAFLFNITMTVLKGRKTAISTVLLLGLWGLAVMFLFSFYNPDNVVKDKFYWWWVVHLWVEGVWELILGAILAFVLIKITGVDREVIEKWLYVIITLTLVTGIIGTGHHYYWIGTPEYWQVWGSIFSALEPIPFFAMTLFAFNMVNRRRREHPNKAATLWALGTGVMSFLGAGVWGFLHTLAPVNFYTHGTQITAAHGHMAFYGAYVMVVLTIISYAMPLMRGRAANSNKSQVVEMWGFWLMTVSIVFITLFLTAAGILQVWLQRVSDNPMPFMVAQDQVSLFYWMREWTGVVFLVGLVVYLWSFFVKGEEKSA, encoded by the coding sequence ATGCAATACCAATCCCAAGCGGTCGCCAAGCCCTATTTCATCGCGGCGCTAGCGCTCTTCGCCGCCCAGATCCTGTTCGGCCTCGTCATGGGCCTGCAATATGTGATGGGCGATTTCCTGTTCCCGCATATTCCATTCAACGTCGCGCGCATGGTGCATACCAATGCGCTAATCGTCTGGCTGCTGATGGGCTTCATGGGCGCGGCTTATTATCTCGTGCCCGAGGAGACGGAGACCGAGCTCTTCAGTCCAAAGCTGGCCATCGCACTGTTCTGGATCTTCCTCATCGCTGCGGGCCTCACCGTGGTGGGTTACCTAACGGTGCCCTACGCCACGCTGGCAAAGATGACCGGCAACGATCTCCTGCCGACCATGGGCCGCGAGTTCCTTGAACAGCCTCTGATCACCAAGGCCGGCATCGTCGTCGTCGCGCTGGCTTTTCTCTTCAACATCACCATGACGGTGCTGAAAGGGCGCAAGACGGCGATCAGCACCGTGCTGCTTCTCGGTCTCTGGGGCCTGGCGGTGATGTTCCTGTTCTCGTTCTACAATCCGGACAACGTCGTCAAGGACAAGTTCTACTGGTGGTGGGTGGTTCACCTCTGGGTCGAGGGCGTGTGGGAACTGATCCTCGGCGCGATCCTGGCCTTCGTGCTCATCAAGATCACCGGCGTCGACCGCGAGGTGATCGAGAAGTGGCTATACGTCATCATCACGCTGACGCTGGTCACCGGCATCATCGGCACCGGCCACCACTACTACTGGATCGGCACGCCCGAATACTGGCAGGTGTGGGGTTCGATCTTCTCGGCGCTGGAACCGATCCCGTTCTTCGCCATGACGCTGTTCGCCTTCAACATGGTGAACCGCCGCCGCCGCGAGCATCCGAACAAGGCGGCGACGCTGTGGGCACTTGGCACCGGCGTGATGTCCTTCCTCGGCGCCGGCGTCTGGGGCTTCCTCCACACGCTGGCCCCGGTCAACTTCTACACCCACGGCACGCAGATCACCGCCGCCCACGGTCACATGGCCTTCTACGGCGCCTACGTCATGGTGGTGCTGACGATCATCTCCTACGCCATGCCGCTGATGCGCGGACGCGCCGCCAACAGCAACAAGTCACAAGTGGTGGAGATGTGGGGCTTCTGGCTGATGACGGTCTCCATCGTCTTCATCACCCTATTCCTCACCGCCGCCGGCATCCTGCAGGTATGGCTGCAACGCGTATCCGACAACCCGATGCCCTTCATGGTGGCGCAGGACCAAGTTTCCCTGTTCTACTGGATGCGCGAATGGACCGGTGTCGTCTTCCTGGTCGGGCTGGTCGTCTATCTGTGGAGCTTCTTTGTCAAGGGCGAAGAAAAATCCGCATGA
- a CDS encoding 4Fe-4S binding protein: protein MPPSAASGDAIQRLRLAFQAAFFVLFVVAPVFDLFRYDLTRGHAVFLGFEWRLGIDEFLTGRIGAAQAGIDILLRLFLPIFAVAALFLAVAWRWGRLYCGWLCPHFSVVETLNRLMRRASGKPSLWERKPLPPRNPDGGVFKVDARWWLAVVPLAVAFAFVWAVALLTYLLPPVEVYGNLFSLSLTRNQALFIGVGTLVFTLEFLFARHLFCRFGCAVGLFQSLAWMANRGAMVVGFERARAADCADCYAADGPGFAACEGVCPMRLRPRVVKHKMFTCTQCGQCIAACGTVERNRPEGTLLRWVDKDAARRNEAQVSLTGRRDEEI, encoded by the coding sequence TTGCCACCTTCGGCCGCTAGCGGCGACGCGATCCAACGCCTGCGCCTTGCCTTCCAGGCGGCGTTTTTCGTGCTGTTCGTCGTCGCGCCCGTGTTCGATCTCTTCCGCTACGACCTCACGCGCGGCCACGCCGTTTTCCTCGGCTTCGAGTGGCGGCTGGGCATCGACGAATTCCTTACCGGCCGGATCGGCGCGGCGCAGGCCGGCATCGATATTCTGCTGCGCCTGTTCCTGCCCATCTTCGCCGTCGCGGCGCTCTTCCTCGCCGTCGCCTGGCGTTGGGGGCGACTCTACTGCGGCTGGCTCTGCCCTCATTTCTCGGTTGTCGAAACCCTTAACCGCCTCATGCGACGCGCTTCCGGCAAGCCGAGCCTATGGGAACGGAAACCCCTCCCGCCACGGAACCCGGATGGCGGCGTCTTCAAGGTCGATGCGCGATGGTGGCTGGCGGTCGTACCGCTCGCCGTGGCCTTCGCCTTCGTCTGGGCGGTTGCGCTGTTAACCTACCTGCTTCCGCCCGTCGAGGTCTACGGCAATCTGTTCTCCCTGTCCCTCACGCGCAACCAGGCGCTGTTCATCGGTGTCGGCACCCTCGTTTTCACGCTCGAATTCCTCTTCGCGCGCCATCTGTTCTGCCGCTTCGGCTGCGCGGTCGGTTTGTTTCAAAGCCTCGCGTGGATGGCCAATCGCGGTGCGATGGTGGTCGGCTTCGAGCGTGCGCGAGCCGCGGATTGCGCCGACTGCTACGCGGCGGACGGCCCCGGCTTCGCAGCCTGCGAGGGCGTCTGCCCGATGCGTCTTCGCCCGCGCGTGGTCAAGCACAAGATGTTTACCTGCACCCAGTGCGGCCAGTGCATCGCCGCCTGCGGCACGGTCGAGCGCAATCGCCCGGAAGGCACGCTGCTGCGCTGGGTCGACAAGGACGCCGCGCGACGCAACGAGGCGCAAGTGAGCCTCACCGGCAGACGTGACGAGGAAATCTGA
- a CDS encoding CbbQ/NirQ/NorQ/GpvN family protein gives MTIPYYEAASNEIALFEHAWKNRLPVLIKGPTGVGKTRFVAHMAARLGLPLFTVACHDDLTAADLIGRHLISDGATYWSDGPLTRAVREGGICYLDEVVEARKDTTVVIHPLADHRRVLPIDRTGEVLHAPDGFMLVVSYNPGYQNFMKGMKPSTRQRFVSLRFDFPDAAREEAVLQGETGCDEMTAKRLVSIGRALRALKDVDLEEVASTRLLVYAAILIRAGMEPVEACRASLVESLTDDNEVAQALMEVVLATFGR, from the coding sequence ATGACCATTCCCTACTATGAAGCGGCCAGCAACGAAATCGCTTTGTTCGAGCACGCATGGAAGAACCGCCTGCCGGTGCTCATCAAGGGCCCGACCGGCGTCGGCAAGACGCGATTCGTCGCCCACATGGCGGCACGGCTTGGCCTGCCGCTGTTCACCGTCGCCTGCCACGACGATCTCACCGCCGCCGACCTTATTGGCCGCCATCTGATCAGCGACGGCGCCACCTACTGGTCGGACGGCCCGCTCACGCGCGCCGTGCGCGAAGGCGGCATCTGCTACCTCGACGAGGTGGTCGAGGCGCGCAAGGACACCACGGTCGTCATCCACCCGCTCGCCGATCACCGCCGCGTTCTGCCCATCGACCGCACCGGCGAGGTGCTGCACGCGCCCGACGGCTTCATGCTGGTCGTCTCCTACAACCCTGGCTACCAGAATTTCATGAAGGGCATGAAGCCCTCGACGCGTCAGCGCTTCGTCAGCCTGCGCTTCGACTTCCCCGACGCCGCACGGGAAGAAGCCGTGCTCCAGGGCGAAACCGGTTGCGATGAAATGACGGCGAAGCGCCTCGTCTCCATCGGTCGCGCCCTGCGCGCGCTGAAGGACGTCGACCTCGAGGAGGTCGCCAGCACGCGCCTGCTGGTCTATGCCGCAATCCTGATCCGCGCCGGCATGGAACCGGTCGAAGCCTGTCGCGCATCGCTCGTGGAAAGCCTCACCGACGACAATGAAGTCGCGCAGGCGCTGATGGAGGTGGTGCTTGCCACCTTCGGCCGCTAG
- a CDS encoding cytochrome C oxidase subunit IV family protein: MNAHRLDLVFAFLVAATGVTWFVGESGSAGPIAVGVILGLALAKGWLVIREFMALRRASALWNLIVGGWLTLVLALIATTYWKALS; the protein is encoded by the coding sequence ATGAATGCCCATCGTCTCGACCTCGTTTTCGCTTTTCTCGTCGCCGCCACCGGCGTCACCTGGTTTGTCGGCGAGTCAGGTTCCGCCGGTCCGATCGCGGTGGGCGTCATACTCGGCCTGGCACTCGCCAAGGGCTGGCTGGTGATCCGCGAATTTATGGCGCTACGGCGTGCCTCGGCGCTGTGGAACCTGATCGTCGGCGGCTGGCTGACGCTGGTGTTGGCGCTCATCGCAACGACCTACTGGAAGGCCTTGTCATGA
- a CDS encoding YdbL family protein, with translation MKRLALTLFACLALPMEAACAEPINLDIATPPVIIVRHALTQRQSRLVRFYEAGVIGLGSDGMLRIHDNSRLSLVQRQISEKLIDHENNDRKSLIFAIADSHEGKQARQDEVRAGLLKRWQEQFKSGWWIQDAQGNWIRKP, from the coding sequence ATGAAACGACTCGCCCTTACGCTCTTCGCCTGCCTGGCCCTGCCCATGGAAGCCGCCTGCGCGGAGCCCATCAATCTGGATATCGCCACGCCGCCCGTCATCATCGTTCGGCATGCGCTGACGCAGCGGCAGTCGCGGCTGGTGCGATTCTACGAGGCCGGCGTCATCGGGTTGGGGAGCGACGGCATGCTGCGGATACATGACAACAGCAGGCTCTCGCTGGTTCAGCGCCAGATATCCGAGAAACTGATCGACCACGAAAACAACGACCGCAAGTCGCTGATTTTCGCCATCGCCGATTCCCACGAAGGCAAGCAGGCGCGTCAGGACGAAGTCCGCGCCGGACTGCTGAAGCGCTGGCAGGAGCAGTTCAAGTCCGGGTGGTGGATACAGGACGCCCAAGGCAACTGGATCCGGAAACCCTGA
- a CDS encoding response regulator yields MSRIPQRMLIVDDDPIHARVLTRSLRLRRFEVASVRGIEAALAAASSSPPDFVVLEQCLDGASGLGLIRPLKAINPQARILVLTGCASIEKAVNAIKLGACHYLAKPAYVEEVLTGFGIDPLTVAAELKTATDSKTHSIREVEWKHIMRALSENNGNVSAAARALGMHRRTLQRKLMQHKGECAGSLVADIRERQRRRRRREMRAALAG; encoded by the coding sequence ATGAGTCGAATCCCCCAGCGCATGCTGATTGTCGATGATGACCCCATCCATGCCCGTGTTCTGACCCGTTCGCTGCGCTTGCGACGGTTCGAGGTGGCTTCCGTCCGGGGTATCGAGGCGGCGCTTGCCGCCGCATCGTCCTCACCGCCGGATTTCGTCGTCCTCGAACAATGTCTCGACGGCGCGTCCGGACTTGGCCTCATCCGGCCGCTCAAGGCGATCAATCCACAGGCGAGGATTCTCGTCCTGACCGGATGCGCCAGCATCGAGAAGGCCGTCAACGCCATCAAGCTGGGCGCCTGTCACTATCTGGCGAAACCCGCCTACGTCGAGGAAGTCCTGACTGGATTCGGCATCGACCCGCTGACGGTGGCGGCCGAGTTGAAAACCGCGACCGACAGCAAAACCCACTCGATCAGGGAGGTCGAGTGGAAACACATCATGCGGGCATTGAGCGAGAACAATGGCAATGTTTCGGCGGCGGCACGGGCGCTCGGCATGCACCGCAGGACCCTGCAAAGAAAGCTGATGCAGCACAAAGGGGAATGTGCCGGAAGCCTGGTGGCCGATATCCGGGAAAGGCAGCGTCGCCGGCGTCGCCGGGAGATGCGTGCCGCGCTGGCCGGCTGA
- a CDS encoding cytochrome c oxidase subunit 3 family protein, whose translation MASTQDPAARPGFVLLARNSPPGDLAIWVFILAELLAFGVFFAVYAVARMKNVELFNAMQPNLDRNAGAINTILLLAASWCVARAVAAIEHGRAAVSARWLLAGIGCGAGFLVVKLFEYAAKLNAGINLATNDFYMFYLSLTFFHFMHVILGMVILVAVWIKARAGAYSAAEHRGMETGAAYWHMVDLVWIVLFPLVYVMR comes from the coding sequence ATGGCTTCAACTCAAGACCCGGCCGCAAGGCCGGGTTTTGTTTTGCTGGCCCGGAATTCCCCGCCTGGCGACCTGGCCATATGGGTGTTCATCCTCGCCGAGCTGCTCGCCTTCGGCGTTTTCTTCGCCGTCTATGCCGTCGCGCGGATGAAGAACGTCGAACTCTTCAATGCCATGCAGCCGAACCTCGATCGCAATGCGGGCGCCATCAACACGATATTGCTGCTGGCCGCGAGCTGGTGCGTGGCGCGCGCCGTCGCCGCCATCGAGCATGGCCGGGCGGCGGTAAGCGCGCGCTGGCTGCTGGCCGGCATCGGCTGCGGCGCCGGGTTCCTGGTCGTCAAGCTGTTCGAGTACGCGGCCAAGCTCAACGCCGGCATCAATTTGGCGACAAACGACTTCTATATGTTCTACTTGTCGCTGACCTTCTTCCACTTCATGCACGTCATCCTCGGCATGGTGATCCTCGTCGCCGTCTGGATAAAGGCGCGCGCCGGCGCCTACTCGGCGGCGGAACACCGCGGCATGGAAACGGGCGCCGCCTACTGGCACATGGTGGACCTCGTCTGGATCGTTCTTTTCCCCCTCGTTTATGTGATGCGCTAA
- a CDS encoding cytochrome c: MSGSFTTTTARNIFYGGTLFFLLVFLALTFQNEQIIPQRDQRAMLSNPQIAAGKKLWETNNCVGCHTLLGEGAYFAPELGNAVVRLGSKEAVKAFIKTRPAEGIPGRRSMPQFNFSDQDLDNIAAFLEYVSKINTAKWPPNIQG; the protein is encoded by the coding sequence ATGAGCGGATCATTCACCACGACGACGGCGCGCAACATCTTCTATGGGGGAACGCTGTTCTTCCTGCTGGTGTTTCTGGCGCTGACTTTCCAGAACGAACAGATCATCCCGCAGCGCGATCAGCGGGCAATGCTCTCCAACCCGCAGATCGCCGCGGGCAAGAAGCTATGGGAGACCAACAACTGTGTCGGCTGCCATACCCTGCTCGGCGAAGGTGCCTACTTCGCGCCGGAACTGGGCAATGCCGTCGTCCGCCTGGGCAGCAAGGAGGCGGTCAAGGCTTTCATCAAGACTCGCCCCGCCGAAGGCATTCCTGGCCGCCGATCGATGCCTCAATTCAACTTCTCGGATCAGGATCTCGACAACATCGCGGCTTTCCTCGAATACGTTTCGAAGATCAACACCGCCAAGTGGCCGCCCAACATCCAGGGCTAA
- a CDS encoding SCO family protein, whose protein sequence is MKTLSLSFSILALALGFLLSACGEPPRFHSTDISGADWGRDFALTDHHGQPRRLADFKGKAVVLFFGYTQCPDICPTTLAAMRDTMGLLGEDAGRVQVLFVTVDPARDTQQLLAEYVPWFHPGFIGLWSDEATTAAIARDFKVFYAKQPGSAPGSYSVDHSASSYAFDPRGRLRLVIRHGETPDHIAADLRLLLAGK, encoded by the coding sequence ATGAAAACACTTTCCCTCTCGTTTTCCATCCTTGCGCTCGCGCTCGGATTCCTGCTTTCGGCCTGCGGCGAGCCGCCCCGCTTTCATTCCACCGACATTTCCGGTGCCGACTGGGGCAGGGATTTCGCGCTCACCGATCACCACGGCCAGCCGCGGCGCCTAGCCGATTTCAAGGGCAAGGCGGTGGTGCTGTTCTTCGGCTACACCCAGTGCCCGGACATCTGCCCGACGACGCTGGCCGCCATGCGCGATACCATGGGCCTCCTTGGCGAGGACGCTGGCCGCGTACAAGTGCTGTTCGTCACGGTAGACCCCGCGCGCGACACGCAACAACTGCTGGCGGAGTATGTGCCCTGGTTCCATCCCGGCTTCATCGGCCTGTGGAGTGACGAGGCGACCACCGCCGCCATCGCCAGGGATTTCAAGGTGTTTTACGCCAAGCAGCCCGGGAGCGCGCCTGGCAGCTACAGCGTCGACCACTCCGCCAGCAGCTACGCCTTCGATCCCCGGGGCCGGTTGCGGCTGGTGATCCGCCACGGCGAAACGCCCGACCACATTGCCGCCGATCTCAGGCTGCTGCTGGCCGGAAAATGA